One part of the Mustelus asterias unplaced genomic scaffold, sMusAst1.hap1.1 HAP1_SCAFFOLD_1363, whole genome shotgun sequence genome encodes these proteins:
- the LOC144488188 gene encoding ER membrane protein complex subunit 4-like isoform X1: MAAGAGLDNRACWHKRTLSGTSRCGGRAGSRGLESRDQQCGQRDSMCPVAYSDKQLPDICIQETDRILVEKSCWDTALGPLKQLPMNLFIMYMAGNTISILPIMMVCMMAWRPIQAFMSLSARME; encoded by the exons ATGGCTGCAGGGGCGGGGCTTGACAACCGCGCGTGCTGGCACAAGCGGACCCTGAGCGGCACCAGCAGGTGCGGAGGCCGCGCGGGGAGCCGGGGTCTCGA GAGCCGTGATCAACAGTGTGGCCAGAGAGACTCCATGTGCCCAGTCGCATATTCGGACAAACAGCTACCGGACATCTGCATCCAAGAAACAGACAGGATCCTGGTCGAGAAA tCCTGCTGGGACACCGCCTTGGGcccattgaaacagctgcccatGAATCTGTTCATCATGTACATGGCTGGCAACACCATCTCCATCCTCCCTATCATGATGGTGTGCATGATGGCCTGGAGACCCATACAGGCCTTCATGTCCCTGTCTGCAA
- the LOC144488188 gene encoding ER membrane protein complex subunit 4-like isoform X2 — protein MAAGAGLDNRACWHKRTLSGTSRSRDQQCGQRDSMCPVAYSDKQLPDICIQETDRILVEKSCWDTALGPLKQLPMNLFIMYMAGNTISILPIMMVCMMAWRPIQAFMSLSARME, from the exons ATGGCTGCAGGGGCGGGGCTTGACAACCGCGCGTGCTGGCACAAGCGGACCCTGAGCGGCACCAGCAG GAGCCGTGATCAACAGTGTGGCCAGAGAGACTCCATGTGCCCAGTCGCATATTCGGACAAACAGCTACCGGACATCTGCATCCAAGAAACAGACAGGATCCTGGTCGAGAAA tCCTGCTGGGACACCGCCTTGGGcccattgaaacagctgcccatGAATCTGTTCATCATGTACATGGCTGGCAACACCATCTCCATCCTCCCTATCATGATGGTGTGCATGATGGCCTGGAGACCCATACAGGCCTTCATGTCCCTGTCTGCAA